A genomic region of Nostoc sp. UHCC 0702 contains the following coding sequences:
- a CDS encoding transposase, whose translation MLVFEAKLEATNEQYGKLDEAIRTARFVRNSCVRYWMDNRDIGRYELSAYCAVLAKEFKWANNLNSMARQASAERAWSAISRFYDNCKKNKLGKKAYPRFKKEQTHACVEYKTSGWRLSADKRYITFSDGFKAGTFKMWGTRDLHFYQLKQFKRVRVVRRADGYYVQFCVDQERLEKREPTLKTIGIDVGLNHFYTDSDGQTVANPRDLRKSENSLKRLHRRLSKTKKGSKNRAKFRNKLARKHLKVSRQRKDFAVKTARCVVQSNDLVAYEDLKVRNMVSQRVGRVPRLEATGEPVRVRNRHLAKSISDAAWTQFRSWVEYFGRVFGVVTVAVPPHYTSQNCSNCGRVVKKTLSTRTHTCLHCGHVQDRDHNAARNILEKGLSTVGHIGTNASGENDLCLGEETPLSKPTRGKRKPKEQSLESPAILGVPSIAVGGCQSMPY comes from the coding sequence ATGCTGGTATTTGAGGCAAAATTGGAAGCAACAAACGAGCAGTATGGAAAGCTGGATGAGGCTATCCGTACTGCTCGTTTTGTTCGGAACAGTTGCGTCAGATACTGGATGGACAACCGCGATATTGGCAGATATGAGTTGAGCGCTTATTGTGCTGTTCTTGCTAAAGAGTTTAAATGGGCGAACAACCTCAACTCTATGGCAAGACAAGCTAGCGCTGAAAGAGCATGGTCTGCCATATCTCGTTTTTATGACAACTGCAAGAAGAATAAACTTGGGAAGAAAGCATATCCACGATTTAAGAAAGAACAGACACATGCTTGTGTAGAGTACAAGACCAGTGGCTGGCGACTTTCTGCCGATAAACGGTATATCACTTTTTCTGATGGCTTTAAGGCAGGAACCTTCAAAATGTGGGGAACTCGCGACTTGCACTTCTACCAGTTGAAACAGTTTAAGCGAGTGCGGGTTGTCCGTCGAGCAGATGGGTACTATGTACAGTTTTGTGTTGATCAGGAACGTTTGGAGAAACGGGAGCCAACACTTAAAACCATTGGTATTGATGTCGGATTGAACCACTTTTACACCGATTCTGACGGGCAGACTGTTGCAAATCCGCGTGACCTCCGCAAGTCCGAAAATTCTTTGAAACGACTGCACCGTCGCTTGTCCAAGACTAAAAAGGGTTCCAAAAATAGAGCTAAGTTTAGAAATAAACTTGCACGAAAGCACCTTAAGGTAAGTAGGCAACGTAAAGACTTTGCTGTGAAGACGGCAAGGTGCGTAGTCCAGTCTAACGACTTGGTAGCTTATGAAGACTTGAAGGTGCGAAATATGGTGAGCCAGCGCGTTGGGCGGGTTCCCCGACTTGAAGCGACTGGCGAACCCGTAAGGGTGAGGAATAGACACCTCGCCAAATCGATTTCTGATGCAGCGTGGACTCAGTTCCGTTCTTGGGTTGAGTATTTTGGGAGAGTGTTTGGTGTGGTCACGGTTGCTGTGCCACCCCACTACACCAGTCAAAATTGCTCTAATTGTGGTCGTGTTGTTAAGAAAACTCTTAGCACCAGGACGCATACCTGCTTGCATTGTGGGCATGTCCAAGACAGAGATCATAATGCTGCACGAAACATACTCGAAAAGGGATTAAGTACGGTGGGTCACATCGGAACTAACGCCTCTGGAGAGAACGACCTCTGCTTAGGTGAGGAAACTCCTCTTAGTAAGCCGACTCGTGGAAAGAGGAAACCCAAGGAGCAATCTTTGGAATCCCCCGCTATACTCGGAGTACCGAGTATAGCGGTGGGAGGATGTCAATCAATGCCATACTAG